In the Flagellimonas sp. MMG031 genome, one interval contains:
- a CDS encoding LysR family transcriptional regulator, whose protein sequence is MNYTLHQLQIFLKITELQSITKASEELHLTQPAVSIQLKNFQDQFPIPLTEVVGRRLFVTDFGKEIAQAAEKILNQVQEINYRTMAYQGKLSGRLKISVVSTGKYVMPYFMSDFMAEHTGVDLIMDVTNKTKVVRSLELNEVDFALVSVLPDKLKVDGVELMPNKLFYVSNYDRELPKSPSKKHLFERTPLIYREPGSATRNAMEGFIEKNNFKVNKTMELTSNEAVKQAVIAGLGCSIMPLIGNKNALRNKDLKIVPVKGLPIITNWNLIWLQSKNLSPAAVAFLDYLRERKEFIIKDKFDWISDFS, encoded by the coding sequence ATGAACTACACTTTGCACCAACTACAGATATTCCTGAAAATAACTGAATTACAGAGCATTACGAAGGCTTCAGAGGAGCTTCACCTGACCCAGCCAGCAGTGTCCATACAGTTGAAAAATTTTCAAGATCAGTTTCCGATTCCCCTCACGGAAGTGGTGGGCAGACGACTTTTTGTCACGGATTTTGGAAAGGAAATTGCCCAAGCTGCCGAAAAAATTTTGAATCAAGTACAAGAAATCAACTACCGGACCATGGCGTATCAAGGAAAATTATCGGGTCGCCTTAAAATATCGGTCGTTTCCACCGGCAAGTATGTGATGCCTTATTTTATGTCGGATTTTATGGCAGAACATACCGGGGTAGATCTTATAATGGACGTGACGAACAAAACTAAGGTCGTCCGGAGTTTGGAACTCAATGAGGTTGATTTTGCCCTGGTTTCGGTGTTACCGGATAAATTGAAAGTAGATGGTGTGGAACTGATGCCCAATAAATTGTTTTACGTGAGCAATTATGATCGGGAATTACCAAAATCGCCTTCAAAAAAGCATCTTTTTGAACGAACGCCCCTGATTTATAGGGAACCTGGGTCTGCAACGCGAAATGCGATGGAAGGCTTTATCGAAAAGAATAATTTTAAGGTCAACAAAACCATGGAGCTTACCTCAAACGAAGCTGTAAAACAGGCCGTAATTGCGGGATTGGGATGTTCCATCATGCCCTTGATCGGGAACAAGAACGCACTTCGTAACAAAGACCTCAAAATTGTGCCCGTGAAAGGATTGCCCATTATTACCAATTGGAACTTGATTTGGTTGCAATCCAAAAATCTTTCACCCGCTGCAGTGGCCTTTCTGGATTATCTGAGGGAGCGCAAGGAATTTATCATCAAGGATAAATTTGATTGGATTTCCGATTTTTCATAA
- a CDS encoding Gfo/Idh/MocA family oxidoreductase: MKNNDSNKRRKFLRQIGATTLATASTPFISFAAQEKAEERILRYQKGFGSNDTVRIGVIGYGVQGHFDLSTALRVPGVELAGICDLYEGRLIRAQEEFGKDLYVTRNYKDLLDRDDIDAVLICTTDVWHAQMTLDALAKGKHVYLEKPMVHKIDEGYPVMQAAKKSGKVVQIGSQRVSSVGYEKAKELLAAGEIGDLNMVSAAWDRQSSIGAWEYTIPDDASAETTDWETFIEITDKMPFDAKKFFWWRAFKEFGTGVAGDLYIHLLSGTHLITNSKGPESVYSTGQFSYWKDGRNMPDVMSGVMQYPDSEEHPAFQLNLRVNFISGTGGQEVIELIGSEGTITINGDDITVGYSKMPEAPGFGGYDSVFTFPEEMQKRMTAAYNAKWTEAQQKRHPKGDVIYKAPEGYSSHLDHFTNFFDAIRDGKTVVEDAEFGFRAAAPALACNTSYFDKKIMHWDPKNMKLV; encoded by the coding sequence ATGAAAAACAACGATTCCAACAAAAGAAGAAAGTTTTTACGTCAAATTGGGGCCACTACGCTGGCTACGGCGAGCACCCCCTTTATCTCATTTGCAGCCCAAGAAAAGGCCGAAGAGCGCATACTTCGTTATCAAAAAGGGTTTGGGAGCAACGATACCGTCCGTATCGGTGTGATTGGCTATGGTGTCCAAGGCCATTTTGACCTATCCACTGCCCTCCGTGTTCCCGGAGTAGAGCTTGCCGGTATTTGTGACCTTTATGAAGGCCGACTGATTCGGGCACAGGAAGAATTTGGCAAGGACTTGTACGTTACCCGAAATTACAAGGACCTATTGGACAGGGACGATATTGATGCGGTGCTTATCTGTACCACCGATGTGTGGCATGCGCAGATGACATTGGATGCGCTTGCCAAAGGCAAGCATGTGTATCTGGAGAAACCGATGGTTCATAAAATCGATGAAGGCTATCCAGTTATGCAAGCGGCAAAAAAATCGGGCAAGGTGGTCCAAATTGGTAGTCAACGTGTAAGCAGTGTGGGCTATGAAAAGGCAAAAGAGCTTTTGGCTGCCGGAGAAATCGGGGACTTGAACATGGTTTCCGCGGCATGGGACCGTCAAAGTTCCATCGGAGCATGGGAATACACCATTCCAGACGATGCCAGTGCCGAGACCACGGATTGGGAAACCTTTATCGAAATCACTGATAAAATGCCATTTGATGCCAAAAAATTCTTTTGGTGGAGGGCCTTTAAGGAATTTGGAACAGGCGTTGCCGGCGACCTTTACATCCATTTACTGAGCGGTACACATTTAATTACCAATTCAAAAGGACCAGAGAGTGTGTATAGCACTGGACAGTTCAGTTACTGGAAAGATGGCAGGAACATGCCCGATGTGATGTCCGGCGTCATGCAATATCCCGATAGCGAAGAGCATCCTGCTTTCCAGTTGAACCTACGGGTGAATTTCATCAGCGGTACCGGAGGTCAGGAGGTCATAGAGCTAATTGGTTCGGAAGGCACCATTACCATCAATGGGGACGATATTACGGTGGGATACAGCAAAATGCCCGAAGCTCCCGGATTTGGAGGTTATGATTCTGTTTTTACCTTCCCCGAAGAAATGCAAAAGCGGATGACTGCCGCTTATAATGCCAAATGGACCGAGGCACAGCAAAAAAGACATCCAAAGGGTGATGTAATCTATAAAGCTCCCGAAGGATACAGCTCACATCTGGATCACTTCACCAACTTTTTTGACGCCATCCGTGATGGTAAAACGGTTGTGGAAGATGCAGAGTTTGGATTTAGGGCAGCCGCTCCGGCACTTGCCTGCAACACCAGCTATTTTGATAAAAAAATCATGCATTGGGATCCCAAAAACATGAAATTGGTGTAG
- a CDS encoding arylesterase, which produces MTKKTPSFRSPLMFCYFLILLVSGCGEKSSKKEKQESVPAEETVVAETADSDKKILFFGDSLTAGYGLEMGEAFPSVIQQKIDSLGLNYSVINAGLSGETTASGKNRLDWVLEEDIDIVIIELGANDGLRGIPLTETASNLQAMVDQVQKELPNAKIILAGMKIPPNMGPEYTAEFENIFPNLASEEQIAIIPFLLEGVAGIPELNQADGIHPTEKGQKLVAENVWKVLKPML; this is translated from the coding sequence ATGACCAAGAAAACCCCAAGCTTCCGCAGTCCGTTAATGTTTTGTTATTTTTTGATTTTACTAGTTTCTGGCTGTGGTGAGAAGAGTTCCAAAAAAGAAAAACAGGAATCGGTTCCAGCAGAAGAAACGGTAGTTGCCGAAACAGCCGATTCCGATAAAAAAATACTCTTTTTTGGCGATAGTTTAACCGCTGGCTACGGCCTAGAAATGGGTGAGGCTTTTCCGTCGGTCATCCAACAAAAAATTGATTCTTTGGGGCTGAATTACTCCGTAATCAACGCTGGGCTAAGTGGCGAGACCACCGCTAGCGGCAAAAATCGATTGGATTGGGTGTTGGAAGAGGACATTGATATCGTTATCATCGAATTGGGAGCCAATGACGGGTTGAGAGGGATTCCATTGACCGAAACGGCCTCCAATCTTCAAGCGATGGTCGACCAAGTACAGAAAGAGCTGCCCAATGCCAAGATTATTTTGGCCGGTATGAAGATTCCACCTAATATGGGTCCGGAGTATACCGCAGAATTTGAGAATATTTTCCCAAACTTGGCATCAGAAGAACAAATAGCAATTATTCCCTTTTTATTGGAAGGTGTAGCCGGTATTCCCGAACTGAATCAGGCCGATGGCATACATCCCACCGAAAAAGGGCAAAAACTGGTCGCTGAAAACGTGTGGAAAGTGCTAAAACCCATGCTCTGA
- a CDS encoding ABC transporter ATP-binding protein, with the protein MSKILKVQNLSKTYKSGDHDLNVLNNVSFEVDKGQSFAIVGPSGSGKTTLLGLCAGLDTTDQGEVWLCGSNLFDLDEDGRALLRNQNVGFVFQDFQLLPTLTALENVVVPLELRGAKKAKEQGKELLAKVGLQEREAHYPSQLSGGEQQRVALARAFANRPLILFADEPTGNLDDDTGTRIEDLLFELNKEQGTALVIVTHDLELAKKTDKSIRLRSGKIEETVG; encoded by the coding sequence ATGTCAAAGATATTAAAAGTTCAAAACCTCTCTAAAACATATAAAAGTGGAGATCATGACTTAAATGTACTCAATAATGTTTCTTTTGAGGTGGATAAGGGCCAAAGTTTTGCCATAGTAGGTCCTTCAGGTAGTGGAAAAACCACATTGTTGGGCCTTTGTGCCGGACTGGACACTACAGATCAGGGCGAGGTTTGGCTCTGTGGTTCCAATTTGTTCGATTTGGATGAAGACGGGAGGGCGTTGTTGAGAAACCAAAATGTGGGATTTGTTTTTCAGGACTTTCAATTGCTACCGACCCTCACCGCTCTTGAGAACGTTGTTGTTCCTTTGGAACTGCGCGGGGCAAAAAAAGCCAAGGAACAGGGAAAGGAACTATTGGCCAAAGTGGGGCTTCAGGAGAGGGAAGCGCATTATCCGTCACAATTATCCGGAGGGGAGCAGCAAAGGGTCGCCCTGGCACGTGCTTTCGCCAACCGCCCATTGATTTTGTTTGCTGATGAGCCTACTGGAAATCTTGATGACGACACAGGGACTCGGATAGAGGACCTGCTTTTCGAGCTTAACAAGGAGCAGGGTACAGCACTCGTAATCGTGACCCATGACTTGGAGTTGGCCAAAAAAACGGATAAAAGCATTCGCCTTAGATCGGGCAAAATCGAGGAAACCGTAGGGTAG